A stretch of DNA from Pseudophryne corroboree isolate aPseCor3 chromosome 3 unlocalized genomic scaffold, aPseCor3.hap2 SUPER_3_unloc_39, whole genome shotgun sequence:
gcagcactactttcaggattattacacagaacacacataaaggctgacacagcaaataacagtaacacatacaagggattaattagaaataaggaagcacaatcatcattaagtctaattatcaactggttctctgtgggacccatacacctctttactgccaccagcagccccaggtactgcactgcggccatccgccccgtctccccccactactgccaccaccctgtctcccaccccactactgccacatctccccccactactgtcaccgccccatctccccccacaactgccacccaccccgtctcctcccactactgccaccaccccatATCCTCCCGCTACTGCCACCTGCccaatctccccccactactgccactcgccctGCCTCCCCCCACTACCGCCACCCGCCCtgtatccccccactactgccactgccctgtctcccctctgacaccttagtgctgcttgaggacaatattacccacagacagtgcctccggcagcccccgctgcagcactagtgccaccaccctgtctccacctctgacatctaagaacttcttggggattcttggtactgctggtaacagttcttcatctgcagatggcagcaagcagggcagtaacgaggcagaagctgcttctggtaccatggaccctggtcatgtagggttgggatagcccattatgtaatagagtcaccatcttacaggcagccggtgaagggagcagagaatgggtgttatgtggcaggaacgggctggttaggtaaaagcctggctgctgcattctgtacaagctacaagcggtgcaattcttttgctaggagacccaggtagaagaaattggagtagtctatgcgtgatgatacaagtacatgtatgactgtaggtagatcttctgagggaataaagtgttggagtctgactatgttcctcagatgaggatctgattgtggcagatactgatgtctaagtgtcactccactatccaggacaccaagattccacacatgatcagcattttgtaactctgaacccccaagcgtaagtctggttggtttgcaaagctgaactgtagccctgccctttggtgGTGAGCTTAAAGACCTGCTTCATcaggactgaatcacagccaactggcatcacccacacctggagctcagctagacaaccctttaggattggtactgggttctcagtacctagagcaaagacaggtcatctgtatagcagtggtagatgagggcatgacatctgattatttcacccggtggtaacatgtatattgcaaaaagcataggagataggataagaaccttgaagaacaatgcatggcaatgataagtatactccagaagattaaaatggttcctcatctgagtgatgtctattgtgtgtaacaagagatgatttatttctcagagtatagaaatcgcttctcacctgtgtgacttctgtaatgtctaacaagagctgatttgtgtgcaaaacatttcccacactcagaacatggaaatggcttctcacctgtgtgagttcgctgatgtgtaataagttctgatttctgtgtaaaacatttctcacactcagaacatggaaatgccttctcacctgtgtgacttctgtgatgtataacaagaactgatttctgtgtaaaacatttcccgcactcagagcaagaaaatggcttctcacctgtgtgagttctctgatgtctaacaagatgtgatttgtctgcaaaacctttcccacactcagaacatggaaatgccttctcacctgtgtgactttgctgatgggtaacaagtcgtgatttgtgtgtaaaacatttcccgcactcagagcaagaaaatggcttctcacctgtgtgacttctgtgatgtatgacaagatctgatttacatgcaaaacatttcccacactcagagcaagaaaatggcttctcacctgtgtgacttctgtgatgtataacaagatctgatttacatgcaaaacatttcccacactcagaacatggaaatggcctctcacctgtgtgacttctgtgatgtataacaagatctgatttacatgcaaaacatttcccacactcagaacatggaaatggcttctcacctgtgtgacttctctgatgtctaacaagattggatttccaggtaaaacttttcccgcactcagagcaagaaaatggcctctcacctgtgtgactactctgatgtctaacaagaagtgatttaagtgcaaaacatttcccacactcagaacatggaaatggcttctcacctgtgtgacttctctgatgtataactagatgtgatttctttgtaaaacatttcgcacactcagaacatggaaatggcttctcacctgtgtgacttctctgatgtataacaagttgtgatttctttgtaaaacatttcccacactctgaacatatcagtggccttccacctgccttacctgtgtgtgggttaataggctttgtgttctttgtaaaacatttggcatctatagaacagggaaacactgtatctactgtcagagctgtaacagatgcaccaatatcagagtcatcaggagaacatttcccaggatcagggggatcagctgatagagctggatgtataattggggtaatgggattagctcctggagaatcctgtctactgtcattatcttttatgtcacaatccgaggataacattagatgtccttctgagatgttcctgcttgtgtgtccatctgctggaaataaaatacattacggaaatgtgacattttctgtaacaatattaatcctgtaaacaataggagaagacgactctctgggacacttaattgtaaatgtgtgtgtataataaaacataacttttaatgaaggctttataatattgtgtctcagactatcattgtgtccaccctcctgagaacactcacaataacatatgtaatattataataagacttagatatctctctcttgtactggtaactaaccatgaagtataaatggagatgtagtcactcgccaagtcctatgtcagcaacaatgtaaaacaatggataggggaacatatcgtatgatttggagattctagatgaacaataatatcagtcatatgagctgatggatcagagaaatgtctcctaacgttactcctggaagcattggtaaggtagaatTCCTttatgtgtgctcatacgctggtaagcctgtacatgtgttactcacccttatataacgtatattgctacagcagagtaggtgtggaacaaggtactttacatgcaatacaccatataataccctgtaatcatcatcatcatcatcatctgctaggttatactcTACTTTCTCTTATGTACTAGAGGACActtgagtccatttagtaccatggggtatagatgggtcctttgggagccactggcactttaaaagtttaatagtgtgggctggcccctccctctatgcccctcctaccagacttagtttagaaaatgtgcccggaggagccggtcacagctaggggagctcctaggagttttcttagctttttattttctagacataggttacaggaaggctgctggcaacagcctccctgcttcgtgggtttTAGGCGGGGAGGGGGTAGAAACTAACTTCCTGAAGAATAGTGATgggtaccggaaatttttcgggttttgtgttttggtttcggttccggttccgcgggcgtgttttggattcaggcgcattttggcaaaacctccctgaaaatgttttgtcagatgcgggtgtgttttggattgttgttttttttttttttcaaaaaaccctcaaaaacagcttaaatcatagaatttgggggtcattttgatcccatactattaacctcaataaccataatttccactcatttccagtctattctgaacacctcacaatattattatttttacttctaaaatttgcaccaaggttgctggatgaccaagctaagcgacccaagtggctgacacaaacacctggcccatctaggtgtggcactgcagtgtcagacaggatggccgatttaaaaaatagtccccaaacagcacatgatgcaaataaaaaaaaaagaggtgcaccaaggtcgctggatggctaagctaagcgacccaagtggccaacacaaacacctggcccacctaggagtgacactgcagttttctagcgagaggatgtgaatctgaaccactagccatgaacataggccagggcctcagccgttccttgccactccgtgtcgtaaatggcatattggcaagtttacgcttctcatcagatgcttttaatttagatttttgggccattttactgaacttttgtagtatgctttacaacacagaggtagagcaatggactactgtaccgtactgctatatatatatactggtggtcaccaaaattctgcactgtcctactatataatactgcgcacaactaaaatgcaccacaggtgtggatggatggtatacttgacgacacacaggtaggtagagcagtggactactgtaccgtactgctatataatactggtggtcactggtcagcaaaattctgcactgtcctcctatactacaatgcagcgtttttcaggcagagaacgtagatattttcagcacactgaataCAGAAACTGATAGAatactgcacgtcctctccctatcatctccaatgcacgagtgaaaatggcggcaacgcgcggctccttatatagaatatgattcgagaatccgacagcgggatgatgacgttcggaccgcaaaattttaaaaatccaaaccccctcccgtcttctttagaggtggtcggggaagatcaaaaaaacctgcaccaacaggttcccaggaacagaatccaggttctgcttcctccaaatattcagcatgatggtggacctgtcagcctggagatcagacaggtgggagcgagactaaaagatttcagttacgtctgggcgtcatcatgcctagacccctgggtgacggatattgttacccaggggtacagactggagtttcaggaactcccacctcacagattcttcaaatcaggcttaccaggttcgcagacagaaagtgctattctacaggaagccattcaaaaaagaggattttggtacttaccgataaatccatttctctgaatcctctaggggacactggagtcctatacagtaggggtgtgaagccttgaaccggaggtgtggcacaatcttaaattaacattgtctgcacagccggctcctctcccttcacatccctcctccctcagtttgaagaaTTGTGACTGAGAATAGGACATAACACTATAgaccatggcgaggaaccgaaccgtacaacatatcaaagagcggccaagaactcttaaccgaataacaaacgctgtttgtacgaactgatTAAAACAAGAACTTGgaacacagcaggctgacagcaccggggcgggcgtccagtgtcccctagaggattcagagaaatggatttaatcggtaagtaccaaaatcctcttttctctttcatccactaggggacactggagtcctatacagtaggggacgtcccaaagttttcccccagggagggagtgctgtcggtggcctgcaaaactaaacgtccgaacttagattctccggacgcaaaagtatcaaacttgtaaaatcttatgaacgtgtgggctgaagaccacgtcgccgctctgcaaagttgagtagtggaagcacgtctggcagccgcccacgaggcacccactgatcgggtagtatgagcacccgtctgacccggaacctgtttgccacaggaaatataagcctgccgaatggcaagtctaatccatctggacaaagtctgcttagaggccggccaacccttctttggcccatcataaagaacaaataaatggtccgactttctgaaggacgacgtaacctgtacgtatacccgtaaagctcggacaacatccaatgacacgtcctcatctgtgagaccatGGAAAGacgggaccactattggctggtttacatgaaaccccgacaccaccttcggaaggaagtctgctcttgcacggagttccgccctatcctcatgaaaaactaagaaagggctcttacaggataaagctcccaactcagaaacccgccatgccgaagccaaggccagtaataacgtgaccttccaagaaagatatttcaggtcCGTTCTCGTCAATGGCTCAAgagtcggtgacttcaaatattctaacaccaaccctaagtcccatggtgccgtgggaggacgaaaaggggattgaatcctcagaaccccctgtaaaaaggtttgaatctctggtaAGGATGCTAGCCGCtcttgaaaaaggatggagagagccgaaatctgaaccttcaaggagcccaatctgagtcctccctctagaccggcctgaaggacaaAAGTAGAAGTCGCGATAAAGTTAGatgaattccatccccgttcctgacaccaagccatgtaccgtctccaaatcctgtagtagtgcctggctgtgaccggtttCCTTGCGGCAATCATtctaggaatggccgttcgtgggatccctctgtttcttaagatacgggtttcaatagccacgccgtcaaacgcagcctgttcagatcggggtgtaggaacggtccctgagatagcaggtcctctctctgaggtaacctccaaggatcttccgcaaataaccctcgcaggtcggtgtaccaactcctgcggggccaatctggtgcgattagaatgacCCACACTCGTTTCCGCTTTattcttttcagaaccctgggtatgagtgtgaaaggtggaaaaatgtaaaccctcctgtaacaccaaggaagtgttaatgcgtccactccttctgctgctggatctcgagttctTGATACATAACTGGGCAGCTGatgattttgtcgagacgccattagatccatctgaggcagaccccatcttatcacaatcatgttgaaaatccgtggatgaaggcaccactcccccggatgcatgtcctggcgactgaggtaatctgcctcccagttctccacacctggaatgaacactgcggagagaatgatgtcttttctttctgcccacaacaagatctttgtggcctcctttaacgccatcctgctctttgttcctccttgatggtttatgtaagctgtcgtcgtgacattgtcagactgaatcctgatgtgttgattcatgactaggtcttctgctaagagaagggcattgtagactgctcttagttcaagtatatttatgggtaatttgctttattgtagcgtccaccgtccctgaaactgatggtcctctaggacggctccccaacctctgagactggcatccgtcgtcaggatcttccaatcccaaatgccgcatttcttgccggctgtaaggttcttgtgtaacgaccaccatgtcaaggagacccgtacttgtggttgaagtcggattctccgatgtaggagccagtgcgagcctgctccctgagcaatgaggttcatctggaatggtcgggaatgaagtctgccatactggagagcttcgaa
This window harbors:
- the LOC134984154 gene encoding oocyte zinc finger protein XlCOF22-like isoform X1 — protein: MHIYLSYLSFVISGSSTDTETVPQEGQYIEEHRGLYKDVMMENHRPLTSLDGPSNRDTPERCPRPLYSQDCTEENHRTPQEDQIERLSDIKAEDIEEEEETYVNDIKAEDTEGEEETYVTDIKAEDIEGEEETYVTDMKAEDIEEEAETYVRGDQQCKEEEIPTDISTADGHTSRNISEGHLMLSSDCDIKDNDSRQDSPGANPITPIIHPALSADPPDPGKCSPDDSDIGASVTALTVDTVFPCSIDAKCFTKNTKPINPHTGKAGGRPLICSECGKCFTKKSQLVIHQRSHTGEKPFPCSECAKCFTKKSHLVIHQRSHTGEKPFPCSECGKCFALKSLLVRHQSSHTGERPFSCSECGKSFTWKSNLVRHQRSHTGEKPFPCSECGKCFACKSDLVIHHRSHTGERPFPCSECGKCFACKSDLVIHHRSHTGEKPFSCSECGKCFACKSDLVIHHRSHTGEKPFSCSECGKCFTHKSRLVTHQQSHTGEKAFPCSECGKGFADKSHLVRHQRTHTGEKPFSCSECGKCFTQKSVLVIHHRSHTGEKAFPCSECEKCFTQKSELITHQRTHTGEKPFPCSECGKCFAHKSALVRHYRSHTGEKRFLYSEK
- the LOC134984154 gene encoding oocyte zinc finger protein XlCOF22-like isoform X2, encoding MHIYLSYLSFVISGSSTDTETVPQEGQYIEEHRGLYKDVMMENHRPLTSLDGPSNRDTPERCPRPLYSQDCTEENHRTPQEDQIERLSDIKAEDIEEEEETYVNDIKAEDTEGEEETYVTDIKAEDIEGEEETYVTDMKAEDIEEEAETYVRGDQQCKEEEIPTDISTDGHTSRNISEGHLMLSSDCDIKDNDSRQDSPGANPITPIIHPALSADPPDPGKCSPDDSDIGASVTALTVDTVFPCSIDAKCFTKNTKPINPHTGKAGGRPLICSECGKCFTKKSQLVIHQRSHTGEKPFPCSECAKCFTKKSHLVIHQRSHTGEKPFPCSECGKCFALKSLLVRHQSSHTGERPFSCSECGKSFTWKSNLVRHQRSHTGEKPFPCSECGKCFACKSDLVIHHRSHTGERPFPCSECGKCFACKSDLVIHHRSHTGEKPFSCSECGKCFACKSDLVIHHRSHTGEKPFSCSECGKCFTHKSRLVTHQQSHTGEKAFPCSECGKGFADKSHLVRHQRTHTGEKPFSCSECGKCFTQKSVLVIHHRSHTGEKAFPCSECEKCFTQKSELITHQRTHTGEKPFPCSECGKCFAHKSALVRHYRSHTGEKRFLYSEK